In a single window of the Halobaculum lipolyticum genome:
- a CDS encoding RNB domain-containing ribonuclease translates to MSDAQQDEEPDPGSAEAQGPVTITEGLADALADKRESLFAEFELRDEFPPEVMREARDRTEDVQQEISDEVETRRDLRDLTTWTTDPADAQDFDDAISIEEHDDEYQLWVHIADVSHYVHPDSEMWAEAVERGNTVYLPGYTVHMLPPILAETVCSLVPNEDRLAHTVEMHLDKETLSFDTLDIYKSVINSDERLTYKQCERRLDDPDAPLHEECVLAYDVADQLHEQRKEDGSLVLNPSRDRAHTIIEECMLKANKAVTHELMWNRGVEAMYRVHPQPTPEQWNEALKEIQELDGVSIPGNAWGDDPRKAVNAALEAAPDRQLNKIQRAVLKVMPRAKYMNDPFGGHHALNFDIYGHFTSPIRRLSDLINHWIVHENDVPENLIELCDSASDKQKDAETAERLYKQFMQEVGLDSYAVNNRGVEVMDDPEDAQYDRPDTVPE, encoded by the coding sequence ATGAGTGACGCACAGCAGGACGAGGAGCCGGACCCGGGCAGCGCAGAGGCACAGGGACCGGTCACCATCACCGAGGGGCTGGCGGACGCGCTCGCCGACAAGCGCGAGTCGCTGTTCGCCGAGTTCGAACTCCGCGACGAGTTCCCGCCGGAGGTGATGCGCGAGGCGAGAGACCGCACCGAGGACGTCCAACAGGAGATCAGCGACGAGGTCGAGACGCGACGCGACCTGCGCGACCTGACGACGTGGACGACCGACCCCGCGGACGCGCAGGACTTCGACGACGCCATCTCCATCGAGGAGCACGACGACGAGTACCAGCTGTGGGTCCACATCGCGGACGTGAGCCACTACGTCCACCCGGACTCCGAGATGTGGGCCGAGGCCGTCGAGCGCGGCAACACGGTGTACCTCCCGGGCTACACCGTCCACATGCTCCCGCCCATCCTCGCGGAAACCGTCTGTTCGCTCGTCCCCAACGAGGACCGCCTCGCGCACACCGTCGAGATGCACCTCGACAAGGAGACGCTCAGCTTCGACACCCTCGACATCTACAAGTCGGTGATCAACTCCGACGAGCGCCTCACCTACAAGCAGTGCGAGCGCCGCCTCGACGACCCCGACGCGCCGCTCCACGAGGAGTGCGTGCTCGCGTACGACGTCGCCGACCAACTCCACGAGCAGCGCAAGGAGGACGGCTCGCTCGTGTTGAACCCCAGCCGCGACCGCGCCCACACGATCATCGAGGAGTGCATGCTGAAGGCGAACAAGGCGGTCACTCACGAGCTGATGTGGAACCGCGGGGTCGAGGCGATGTACCGCGTCCACCCGCAGCCGACGCCCGAGCAGTGGAACGAGGCGCTCAAAGAGATCCAGGAACTCGACGGCGTCTCCATCCCGGGGAACGCCTGGGGCGACGACCCGCGGAAGGCCGTCAACGCCGCGCTGGAGGCCGCTCCCGACCGTCAGCTCAACAAGATCCAGCGCGCCGTGTTGAAGGTGATGCCCCGCGCGAAGTACATGAACGACCCGTTCGGCGGCCACCACGCGCTCAACTTCGACATCTACGGTCACTTCACCAGCCCCATCCGCCGCCTCTCGGACCTGATCAACCACTGGATCGTCCACGAGAACGACGTGCCGGAGAACCTGATCGAGCTGTGTGACAGCGCCTCGGACAAACAGAAGGACGCCGAGACGGCCGAGCGCCTCTACAAGCAGTTCATGCAGGAGGTCGGACTCGACTCCTACGCCGTGAACAACCGCGGCGTCGAAGTGATGGACGACCCCGAGGACGCCCAGTACGACCGTCCGGACACCGTCCCCGAGTAG
- a CDS encoding DUF7562 family protein has product MWGSRRDRDRSAVVCIACGESLPREDAREYDKEGDRWSRRDKEFEYLCKECYRELSHQPRGDLEELLTDVETAAGGDSQEAYVEAYQNEVVRRYGEPEADTEDTEGRSD; this is encoded by the coding sequence ATGTGGGGTTCCCGGCGGGACCGGGACCGGTCCGCCGTCGTCTGCATCGCCTGTGGGGAGTCGCTGCCGCGCGAGGACGCCCGCGAGTACGACAAGGAGGGCGACCGGTGGAGCCGGCGCGACAAGGAGTTCGAGTACCTGTGTAAGGAGTGCTATCGGGAGCTGTCGCACCAGCCGCGCGGCGACCTCGAGGAGCTGTTGACGGACGTCGAGACCGCCGCCGGCGGCGACTCACAGGAGGCGTACGTCGAGGCCTACCAGAACGAGGTCGTGCGACGCTACGGCGAGCCGGAGGCGGACACCGAGGACACCGAAGGGCGCAGCGACTGA
- a CDS encoding RNA-binding protein gives MQVKSRHHLRSDAVSEIREALAETLGVDLDGDSFELVELTDSPFDLVLVDGEPDVLYYEDEDGEREPFVTVSGANAHPPERGVVTVDAGAVSFVSDGADVMRPGIVEADGSIDEGDLVAVAEETHGKVLGIGRALVDGDEMVGDSGKVVASLHHVGDDLYQFTV, from the coding sequence GTGCAGGTCAAGTCACGCCATCACCTCCGAAGCGACGCCGTCTCGGAGATCCGCGAGGCGCTCGCCGAGACGCTCGGCGTCGACCTCGACGGGGACTCCTTCGAGTTGGTCGAGCTGACCGACTCGCCGTTCGACCTCGTGCTCGTCGACGGCGAGCCGGACGTGCTGTACTACGAGGACGAGGACGGCGAGCGCGAACCGTTCGTCACCGTCAGCGGCGCCAACGCCCACCCGCCCGAACGCGGCGTCGTCACCGTCGACGCGGGCGCCGTCTCGTTCGTCTCCGACGGCGCCGACGTGATGCGCCCCGGCATCGTCGAGGCCGACGGTTCGATCGACGAGGGCGACCTCGTCGCGGTCGCCGAGGAGACGCACGGGAAGGTGCTCGGGATCGGTCGCGCGCTCGTCGACGGCGACGAGATGGTCGGCGACTCGGGGAAGGTCGTGGCGTCGCTCCACCACGTCGGCGACGACCTCTACCAGTTCACCGTCTGA
- a CDS encoding DUF1028 domain-containing protein, translating into MTFSICVREEYTDDDGERHTRFGVAVTTRLPGVGTLCPFVSENGAVATQSLVNVELGRKGIDYVDDGLAVEDALQSLLNADDGAEQRQLHGVDADGTFTFSGEECQGWYGHTSGENYTVAGNLLAGESVVEAVASTYESDAFGDAPLAERLIDALEAGHAEGGDKREHLPVQSAALQVETTAGESFGGYYDDLRVDATETPVADLRETYEEARRGEEILREEYADELDGTDELDGTDELDGTDELDGTDELDGTDELDGTDELDGTDDETDGGTTAE; encoded by the coding sequence ATGACGTTCAGCATCTGCGTCCGCGAGGAGTACACCGACGACGACGGGGAGCGACACACACGCTTCGGCGTCGCCGTCACCACCCGTCTCCCCGGCGTCGGCACGCTGTGTCCGTTCGTCTCGGAGAACGGCGCGGTGGCGACACAGTCGCTCGTGAACGTCGAGTTGGGCCGCAAGGGGATCGACTACGTCGACGACGGGCTGGCCGTCGAGGACGCGCTGCAGTCGCTGCTCAACGCCGACGACGGCGCCGAGCAGCGGCAGCTCCACGGCGTCGACGCCGACGGGACGTTCACCTTCTCGGGCGAGGAGTGTCAGGGCTGGTACGGCCACACGAGCGGCGAGAACTACACCGTCGCCGGCAACCTCCTCGCCGGCGAGTCGGTCGTCGAGGCGGTCGCGAGCACCTACGAGTCCGACGCCTTCGGCGACGCCCCGCTGGCGGAACGGCTGATCGACGCGCTCGAGGCGGGCCACGCCGAGGGCGGCGACAAGCGCGAGCACCTCCCGGTCCAGTCGGCCGCGCTGCAGGTGGAGACGACCGCCGGGGAGTCGTTCGGCGGCTACTACGACGACCTGCGCGTGGACGCGACGGAGACGCCGGTCGCGGACCTGCGCGAGACGTACGAGGAGGCGCGTCGCGGGGAGGAGATCCTGCGGGAGGAGTACGCCGACGAACTCGACGGGACCGACGAACTCGACGGGACCGACGAACTCGACGGGACCGACGAACTCGACGGGACCGACGAACTCGACGGGACCGACGAACTCGACGGGACCGACGAACTCGACGGGACCGACGACGAGACGGACGGCGGCACCACGGCGGAGTAG
- a CDS encoding cell division protein SepF, producing MGIMSKILGGGGTHSAEDYVELDLDDFESARGGAGMQVHIAEIADQRDVIDIKDAVYDGDFVIADITRHSTTDQTVERIIDELRQVVGEVDGDIVQKGDDQLIITPTGVTVSREKLGE from the coding sequence ATGGGCATCATGAGCAAGATCCTCGGCGGCGGCGGCACCCACAGCGCCGAGGACTACGTCGAGTTGGACCTCGACGACTTCGAGAGCGCCCGCGGCGGCGCGGGGATGCAGGTGCACATCGCGGAGATCGCAGACCAGCGAGACGTGATCGACATCAAAGACGCCGTGTACGACGGCGACTTCGTCATCGCGGACATCACGCGTCACTCCACGACCGACCAGACGGTCGAGCGCATCATCGACGAACTGCGGCAGGTCGTCGGCGAGGTCGACGGCGACATCGTCCAGAAGGGCGACGACCAGTTGATCATCACGCCGACGGGCGTGACCGTGAGCCGCGAGAAACTCGGCGAGTAG
- a CDS encoding PrsW family intramembrane metalloprotease, with the protein MAKKERTDPIEEAADSSTDLYDVATWEERTSLDGLAVALYRLLAGSARWGLVALSLLLLVLVGGPSALQNPPIALLTVVSAVPALALAAYVYRSDITTSEPLFMLAATFLLGVLTANFAAVINGRFQPWFGGFGFLGTVAFFFVVVAPVEETVKLLAVRLYAYGHDSFDSVLDGAVYGAMAGLGFAFIENALYISRGIEQTGALDLGVGLIGVGGGITFTRALAGPGHVIYSAFAGYYLGLAKFNPDNRGPIVVKGLLIAALIHATYNSTVGIGSAALNAFVGLPSLAASFVYIALFDGLFALVLLRKINRYRAAYRAAHDSDTSPEEARRSELTEFDA; encoded by the coding sequence ATGGCAAAGAAGGAGCGGACGGATCCGATCGAGGAGGCGGCCGACTCCTCGACTGACCTGTACGACGTGGCGACGTGGGAGGAACGGACCTCGCTCGACGGGCTAGCGGTCGCGCTGTACCGACTGCTCGCGGGGTCGGCACGCTGGGGGCTGGTCGCGCTCTCGCTGTTGTTACTGGTGTTGGTGGGCGGCCCGTCGGCGCTCCAGAACCCGCCGATAGCGCTGTTGACGGTGGTGTCCGCCGTCCCGGCGCTCGCGCTGGCGGCGTACGTCTACCGGTCGGACATCACCACCAGCGAGCCGCTGTTCATGCTCGCGGCGACGTTCCTGCTCGGCGTGCTCACCGCGAACTTCGCGGCCGTGATCAACGGCCGCTTCCAGCCGTGGTTCGGCGGATTCGGCTTCCTCGGGACGGTGGCGTTCTTCTTCGTCGTCGTCGCCCCGGTCGAGGAGACGGTGAAGCTGCTGGCGGTCCGGCTGTACGCGTACGGTCACGACAGCTTCGACTCCGTGCTCGACGGCGCGGTGTACGGCGCGATGGCCGGGCTCGGCTTCGCGTTCATCGAGAACGCGCTGTACATCTCCCGCGGCATCGAGCAGACGGGCGCGCTCGACCTCGGGGTCGGTCTCATCGGCGTCGGCGGCGGCATCACGTTCACCCGGGCGCTCGCCGGCCCGGGACACGTGATCTACTCGGCGTTCGCGGGCTACTACCTCGGGCTGGCGAAGTTCAACCCCGACAACCGCGGTCCCATCGTCGTGAAGGGGCTACTCATCGCGGCGCTCATCCACGCGACGTACAACTCCACCGTCGGCATCGGGTCGGCCGCGCTGAACGCCTTCGTCGGGCTGCCGTCGCTGGCGGCGTCGTTCGTGTACATCGCGCTGTTCGACGGGCTGTTCGCGCTGGTGCTGCTCCGGAAGATCAACCGTTACCGCGCCGCCTACCGCGCGGCCCACGACTCGGACACGTCGCCGGAGGAGGCGCGGCGCTCGGAGCTGACGGAGTTCGACGCCTGA
- a CDS encoding DUF7532 family protein, with protein sequence MHFDPREQAALREVGLDTDDLRAASDLVADAVDDAATDLADFFDGGGTYYSDMDTAHGDGGVREHDVDHLDVYTHAADLRGYLKFDRWGVPVEDGRVLNEDTVELTLGPSIHDRVRFATDPEAL encoded by the coding sequence ATGCACTTCGACCCGCGCGAACAGGCCGCGCTCCGCGAGGTCGGGCTGGACACCGACGACCTCCGGGCGGCCTCGGATCTGGTCGCCGACGCGGTCGACGACGCCGCGACGGACCTGGCCGACTTCTTCGACGGCGGCGGCACGTACTACTCGGACATGGACACCGCCCACGGCGACGGCGGAGTCCGCGAACACGACGTCGACCACCTCGACGTGTACACCCACGCCGCGGACCTGCGCGGCTACCTGAAGTTCGACCGCTGGGGCGTCCCGGTCGAGGACGGCCGCGTGTTGAACGAGGACACCGTCGAGTTGACGCTCGGCCCGTCGATCCACGACCGCGTCCGCTTCGCGACCGACCCAGAGGCGCTATGA